The following DNA comes from Bradyrhizobium sp. SK17.
CCTGCATTCCCGACGATCCGTGACAGCTCTCGGCTTGCAGCCGGCACCAGGTAATGCCAAGAGAGCGGGATCATGCCCCAAGATCACATTTCCAACGTCCTCGCCGAACGTTATGCCTCGCCCGCCATGCGCGCCATCTGGAGCGGCGAAGGCAAGGTCCGCCTCGAACGCGACTACTGGATCGCCGTCCTGAAGGCCCAGCGCGATCTCGGCATCGCGGTGCCCGATGGCGTGATCGAGAGCTACGAGCGCGTGAAGGACCAGATCGACCTCACGTCGATCATGCAGCGCGAGCGCATCACCCGCCACGACGTCAAGGCGCGCATCGAGGAATTCTGCGATCTCGCCGGTCATGAACACCTGCACAAGGGCATGACCAGCCGCGACCTCACCGAGAATGTCGAGCAGTTGCAGGTCTACCGCGCGTTGCAGCTGGTCGAGACCAAGAGCATCGCCGCGCTGGTCCGGTTCGCCAGGCGCGCGCAGCAATTGCGCGACATCCCGTTCACCGCGCGCACCCACAACGTTGCCGCTCAGGTCACCACGCTCGGCAAGCGCATCGCGATGTTCGGCGAGGAGATGCTGCTGGCGCATCAAGGCCTGGTCAACGTACTGCAAACCTATCCGGCGCGCGGCCTGAAGGGCGCGGTCGGCACCCGGCTCGATCAGATCACCCTGTTCAATGGCGACGCCGGCAAGGCGCGCGCGCTCGAGCAGAACATCCTCGTGCATCTCGGCCTGCCGAAGGCGCTCGATGCCGTCGGCCAGGTCTATCCGCGCAGCCTCGACTTCCGCGCGGTCAGCATCATCACCGAGCTCGCCAGCGGTCCCGGCAACTTCGCCAAGACCATCCGCCTGATGGCCGGTCATGAACTCGCCAGCGAAGGTTTTGCCAAGGGCCAGGTCGGCTCCTCGGCGATGCCGCACAAGATGAACAGCCGCTCCTGCGAGCGCATCAACGGCCTGCACGTGATCCTGAAGGGCTATCTCGCGATGGCCGCCGGCCTCGCCGGCGATCAGTGGAACGAGGGCGACGTCTCCTGCTCGGTGGTCCGCCGCGTGATGCTGCCGGATGCCTTCCTCGCCATGGATGGCCTGCTCGAAACCCTGCTCACCGTGCTCGACCAGATGGAAGTGTTCGAGGCCGTGGTCGCGACCGAGCTCAACCGCTATCTGCCCTTCCTGCTCACCACCACGGTGATGATGGAAGCGGTGAAGAAGGGCGCCGGCCGCGAAGGCGCACACGAGGCGATCAAGGAGCATGCGGTTGCCGCCATCGGCGACCTGCGCACCGGCAAGATCGTGCAGAACGACCTGCTGCAACGTCTCGCCGCCGATCAGCGTCTTGGCCTCAGCGAGGCCGAATTGCAGTTGGTGCTGGAACAGGGTCGCGCCAATTCCGGCGACGCCGGCGCCCAGGTCGATTACTTCGCCGAGCAGGTCGATGTCCTGGCCAAGGCCAAGCCGGAAGCTGCCAGCTACGCGCCGCGCGCGATCCTGTGATGTCTGGCCGCGCGGCCGATGGGCGCGCGGCCTCAATCAACGCGAATAGTAAGTAGCGAATAGCGCGTGGATTGGAAGCCACTCGCCGTTCGCTAGCTCACCCTTCCTTGAAGCCGTATTCCGGCACGTTGCCGCTGGCGCCGTAATATTTGTACGGCAGGAACTTGCCGCTCATGGTGATCTTGACGCGATCGCCCTTCGGATTCGGCAGCCGCTCCATCACCATGTCGAAGTCGATCGCCGACATGATGCCGTCGCCATATTCTTCCTCGATCAGCGCCTTCCAGGCTGGTCCGTTGACCATCACCAACTCGTAGAAGCGATAGATCAGGGGATCGGTCGGCGGCATCGGCATGCCGCGCATCGGGGTCTCGTTGAGCATCGCGATCTCGGCCTTCGACAGCCCGAACAATTCGCCGGCATTGGCCGCCTGCGGCTTGGTCAGCTTCATCTGGCCAAGGATCGCGCCCGTGATCAGCACCTCGGAATAGCCGCCGATCTTCTCGCAGATATATTTCCAGGTCCAGCCCTTCTCGCGCTTGATGTCGAGCAGCTTCTCGGTGAGGTCTTCGCGTTTCATCAGGTCTCCTCCTCAGGCTTCAGCGCGCAACACTTTGCGCGGGATTGGGTTCGACGACGCGCGGCGGCGAGACGATCACCGGCTCGCCGAGGCCGGGCCGCACCGTCGGCACGTGGCGCGGGTCGTGGCCGGTCACCTCGGCCGCAAAGCTCTTGCTGCGGCTGACCAGGAAATCGACGATATGGTTGCGCAGCGCATAGTAATAGGGATGGCGATGCAGATCGATCCGGCCGCGCTCCCTGGGCAGCGGATTTTCGACGATCTCGGCCAGCACCGCCCCGGGGCCGTTGGTCATCAGGAAAATCTTGTCGGCGAGGAAGATCGCCTCGTCGACGTCATGGGTGATCATGAAGGTGGTCTGCCCGGTCTCCAGGCAGATCCGCCGTACCTCGTCCTGCAACGTGCCGCGGGTCAGCGCGTCGAGCGCCGAGAACGGCTCGTCCATCAGCATGATCTTCGGCGTGATCGACAGCGCCCGCGCGATGCCGACGCGCTGCTTCATGCCGCCGGACAGTTCGGACGGATGCTTGTGCTCGGAGCCGGAGAGCCCGACGAGGTCGATGAACTTCTGCGCGTGGGCCTTGACCCGGGCGCGCTCCCATTTGCGCCATTTCGAGCCCACAGCGTAGGCGACATTGCCGAGCACCGTGCGCCACGGCAGCAGCGCATGGCTCTGGAAGATCACGGCTCGGTCGAGGCTGGTGCCCTCGATGCCCTGGCCGTCGACGATGACCGTGCCTTCGCTCGGCTCGTCGAGGCCGGCGAGGATGTTGAGTACCGTGGTCTTGCCGCAGCCGGAATGGCCGATCACGCAACCGAATTCGCCGCGCGCCATCGACAGCCAGAAATCCTCGAACACCGCCGTGGTGCCGCCGCCGGCGGCAGGATAACGCCGCGCGATGCCCTCGATGGAAATGAACTTGTCGGTCATCGCTACTCCGGAAACGTCACCATGCGCGTGAACCGCGCCAGAACCTGGTCGAGCAGCATGCCGACGAGGCCGATCAGCAGGATTGCGATGATCACATTGGTGATCGACAGATTGTTCCACTCGTTCCAGACGAAGTAGCCGATGCCGGTGCCGCCGACGAGCATCTCGGCAGCGACGATCACGAGCCAGGCAATCCCGATCGAGATCCGCATCCCCGTCAGGATGGTCGGCGCTGCCGCCGGCAGGATCACGGTGAAGGCACGCCTGATGGTGCCGACCTCGAGCGTGCGTGCGACGTTGATCCATTCCTTGCGCACGCCGGCAACGCCGAACGCGGTGTTGAGCAGCATCGGCCACACCGAGCAGATGAAGATCACGAAGATCGCCGAGATCGAAGAATCCTTGATGGTGTAGAGCGCCAGCGGCATCCAGGCCAGCGGCGAGATCGGCTTCAGCACCTGGATGAACGGATCGAGCGCCCTGCTGATCAGGGGCGACATCCCGATCATGAAGCCGAGCGGGATCGCGACCAAGACCGCGATCAGATAGCCGAGCCCAACGCGCCCGATCGAGTAACCAAGCTGGATGCCGAGGCCCTTGTCGTTCGGCCCGTTGTCATAGAACGGCCGCTTCAGGTGCTCCCACAGCTTGGCCCCGACATCGAGCGGACCCGGCATCGCGGATTTGCCCTGGGTCGCGGTCAGCCCCATCAGCTTGGCGTATTCCGGACTCATGTTTGCCGCCGCGCCGGAGCCGCGGGTGGCGAGATGCCAGGCGGCGAGGAAGGTCGCGAGCAGCAGGAAGGAGACGATCGCGGCGCGAAGGCGGAGGGACAGCGTCATGCATTAAGCCCCCTCAACCCGTCGTCCCGGCGAAGGCCGGGACCCATACGCCGCGGCCCTTCGGTGAGGCACGCGGGGAGACACTGTGCACGAACACCGACAGTCGTGGTTATGGGTCCCGGCCTTCGCCGGGACAACGATAAGGAAATAACCCCTCGCCTCACGACGATTTCCTGATCTTGAAGCTGGCGAGGTAATCATCGGGTGCCGCCGGATCGAAACTCTTGCCCATCACCGAGAATGATTTGTAGGCACTTGCAGGCGGCGTCAGCCCCATCTCGGCCATCACTTTCTTGGTGTCGGTGGCGAGATAGACCTGTTCGGCGACCGCCTTGTAATCGACATCACCCTTGATCTGGCCCCACCGCTTCATCTGGGTCAGCATCCACACCGCGAAGGACTGCCAGGGGAATGGATCGAAATCGACCCGCTTCGGATCGGTCTTCACTCCGCCGAGGCCGTCGGCATAGGTGCCGGTCAGGACCTGCTCCAGCACCGTGACCGGTGCGTTGATGTAGTTGGCCGGCGCAATCGCTTCCGCGATCTGCTTGCGGTTTTCGGCCTTCGCGGCATAGCCGGTGGCGTCGACGATGGCGCGGGTCAGCGCCGCAAAGGAATTCGGCGCAGTCGTGATGAACTCGCGGCTCGCGGCGAAGCTGCAACAGGGATGGCCGTCCCAGATCTCCTTGGACAGGATGTGCAGGAAGCCGGCGCCGTCATAGATCGCGCGCTGGCAGATATTGTCCGGCGCAAGGAAGCCATCGATATTGTCGGCACGCAGATTGGCGACCATCTCCGGCGGTGGCACCGAGCGGAGCTGCACGTCGGTATCCGGATCGAGCCCGTGCTCGGCGAGATAATAGCGCAGCAGGTAATTGTGCATCGAATAGTCGAACGGGATGGCGAACTTCATGCCCTTCCAATCCTTGGGGTCACGCCGATCCTTGTGCTTCATCGCCAGCGTGATGCCCTGCCCGTTGATGTTCTCGATCGCGGGCACCGTGAACGGGATGGCATTGGCCCCCAAGCCAAGCGAGATCGCGATCGGCATCGGCGCCAGCATGTGGGCGGCGGCGTATTCCCTGTTGATGGTCTTGTCGCGGATCACGGCCCAGCCGGCGGTCTTCACCACCTCGACGTTCAGCCCTTGCTTGGCATAGAAGCCGAGCGGCGCCGCCATGATGATCGGGGTCGCGCAGGTGATCGGGATGAAGCCGACCTTGAGGTCCTTCTTCTCCGGCGGGCCCGCGTCAGCGAACGCTTCGGTCGCGGTCTTGAGCGGGAAGAATTGCGACAGCGCGGCGAGCGCGGTCGCGGCCCCGACCGATTTCAGGAAGGCGCGGCGCGCAACGTCTTGCGGAAACATCGCCCGCACCACCGCGGAGGCGACGATGCCCTCATAGCGTTTCTCTTCACTCTCGACAGGCTCGCAGCGCAGCGTGCGCGCTGCGTGATCGTGCTCGGCGGCCGAGCGATGCAGCCCGCAGGCGCAGCCCGATCGCGCCAGCACGTGGTCGGCGTCGAAGGGATCATCGAAAGTAGACATGCTGCGCCCCATTGTCGCACCGAAACGCAGAGAGCTCCGCGATCCGGTTCATTGATCGGTGTCCGGCCGCGTTTTGCGCCGCCGGACACCAACAAACATGCAGGTTCTATGCCGCCTTGCCGGTCACGACGGCCGCGGTCGGCAAGCCTTCGTCGATCGGCAGCGCCGGGTCGCGCGACCACTCGTTCCAGGAGCCGAAGTACATCCGCACGTCCTTCACGCCGGCGTTCTTCAGCGCGAGGAAGGTGTTGGAGGCGCGCGCACCCTTGAAGCAGTAGAGATAGACCGGCGTGGTCTGTGAGATGCCGACGGTGGCGCATTCGGCGAGGATCTCGTCCTTCGACTTGAAGCGCGGACCCTCGCCGGTCGGCTTCATCATGCGGTACCATTCGAGCCACACCGCGCCCGGGATGCGGCCTTTGCGCGGGCAGAAATCCTTCCCATACGGAGACGAGCTCTCGCCGATCCACTCGTCGACATCGCGCACGTCGAGGATCGCGACGCCCGGTTTGTCGAGCGCCGCCAGCATCGCCTTGGCGTCGATCATGATGTCGCCGGCCTCCGGCACGATCGCGAACGCCGCCTTCACCGGCACCGTGACGTCGGTGGTGACTGGCAGATCCGCCGCCTTCCAGGCATCGAAGCCGCCATGCAGCACCTTGATCTTGGGATAGCCCAGCATGGTCAGCAGATAATAGCCGCGGCAGGACTGGCCGAAGCCGGAATTCATCGATTGCTCGTAGATCACGGCGGTCTCCTTGCCGGAGAGACCCGCGGCGCCGAACGCATCGGCGAACTTGGTCTTCAGCTCATGGATGCCTTCCGGCGTCGAGGTCGCAAGGAACGTGAAGACGTCATGCACGTTGACGGCGCCCGGCAGGTGGCCCGCGGCATAGGCATCCGGATTCCGGGTGTCGATGATGACACACGGTTCTTTCTTGACGAGCTCGGCAAGTTCGCCGGCGGTGATCAGAACGTCCGTCATGGCAGCCTCTCCTGTTGCGTGGTTGCTAGTCTTGGTGGTCCCGAACTTGCTTGCGCATCATCTCAGCGCCGGTCCGCGCTTTTCCGGATCATGCTTCAGCCGTCCGCCAGCATCTTGCGCAGTTGCTTGGTGGCGGGCGTGACGATGGCGACGAAATAGGCTTCGCGCAGCCGGCGCTGGGCGCGGTGGCTCATCAGGTAGCCGCGCGCTCCGCAATGAAGCATCGCGGCATTCGCGACCGCGACGCTGGCGTCCCCGATGCGCAGGCGGAGCGCGACGACGCGGCGCCAGTAGCTGTCGTCTTCATTGTAGGGATCGCGCGCCAGCATCATCGTCTCCTTCTCGAACTCGGCGTAGAGTTCGCGGAATTGCAGCGGCTGCTGCGGCAGATAGCGGTTGACGTGGCCGAGCGGCGCGTGGACCTCGTCCATGATGTTGATGCAGTCCTTCATCAGTCCGAGGCCCATGCCGGCCTGTAGCAGGATGAAGCCGGCGCGGATCTTCTTGACGAAGGCTGCGGCGGGGTCGGCCAGAACCAGTTCGTCCGGCACGAAGGCGTCGCGGAACTGGACGCCGTAGGTGCCGGTGCCGTCCATCGCGAGGAACGGTTTGCACGGCGTCAGCGTGATCGCGGGATCCGAGCAGTCCGCGAGAAACATTACGGTGCCGCCGGGCTTGCTCTGACCGTCCTCGTCCTCGCGCTCGAAGATGGTGCCAAAGTAATGGTCGGGGCCGAGATTCGACACCCAGGGCAGCGCGCCGCGCACGATGTAGCCGCCATCGACCTTGCGTCCCTTGAGCTTCAGCCGTTCGATGCCGAAGAAGCTCTTCATCGGGTTGGACAGCCCGGTGCCGCCGAGCACCCGCCCGCTGGAGAAGCCATCGCCGAACCGCGCGGCGAGCTTCATGTTGGTGGAGTTCGCGGCGTACCAGACCAGCGTGTTCTGGCACCAAGCCATGAAGGCGGTGGCGCCGCAGACCTCGCCGATCGCGGCCATCGCCTGAATCGCGCAGCGCAAATCGGCCGGCCCTTCCTGCGGCACATGGCTGCTCCAGGCGCCCACGCCGCCGACGCGACGCAGGAATTCGGCCGGGTAGACGGAGCCGGCATCGATTGCAGATGCAAGCGGTGCCAGCTCGTGACGGGCGAGGCGCGCAACCTCGTCCGCAATGGTCGGTGCGGGATCTTGAGCTGCGACCCGCGATAAAGCCAGTGAACCCATGGATGGTCTCCGCACCTTGAATTGCCGGTCGCGCGCCTAAGCGCTGACCTCGAGATTGACGGGCCGGGTGAAGGTGTTGGCGACCGGCGACCACTTCTTCACATGCGCCACCAGCGCATCGATCTCGTGCTGCGGCACGCCCTCGCATTCCATGTCGACCTTGACGCGGACGTCGGTGAAGCCGACCGGCTTCTCGCTGACGTCGCCGGTGCCCCACACCGCGGTGATGTTGAGGTCGCCCTCGAGCTCGAGCTCGAGCTTGTTGACGGTCCAGCCGCGATGCACGGCGTTGGCATGCAGGCCGACCGCGAGACAGGAGCCGAGCGCGGCGAGCGAGGCTTCCGACGGATTGGGCGCGGTGTCGTCGCCGAGCAACCCGGGCGGCTCGTCGACGATGTAGGGCGCGAGGTTGCGGATGTAGTTGGCGTGGCGGAACTTGCCCTCGGCCACCGTCTTGCACTTCAAGGTCTTGATCACCTTCGGGTTGGCCTTGCCGTTGGCAATCAGCTGCTCGAGCCCGCCTTTGTCGATCGGCGCGAGGCAGCCGGTCAGAGCGGTTTTCTGGGCGACAGCGGTCATCAGTTTTCTCCCTGGGAGCGATGGAAATGGTCAGGATACCGAACGGTCTGTTTCCTGCACGAAGCGTGCCAGATCCAGCCCAGATCAAAAGGCGAAATCCCGCAGGCGCTTAGGCGACGCTGCCCGCTGATTGATCAGGGGGTTGGTGCTCAATCGCCAAGCAAATGCCGCGGGCTGGCGATTATTTTCAGCGCATGGACCGCGCAATAAGATGCGACTTGATGATTTCGCCGCGCTCCGATTTACTGCCGCGCATGGCCAAATCGCTTGCGAAGAAAAAACCTGCCGCGGCTTTCGCCGC
Coding sequences within:
- the purB gene encoding adenylosuccinate lyase, with amino-acid sequence MMPQDHISNVLAERYASPAMRAIWSGEGKVRLERDYWIAVLKAQRDLGIAVPDGVIESYERVKDQIDLTSIMQRERITRHDVKARIEEFCDLAGHEHLHKGMTSRDLTENVEQLQVYRALQLVETKSIAALVRFARRAQQLRDIPFTARTHNVAAQVTTLGKRIAMFGEEMLLAHQGLVNVLQTYPARGLKGAVGTRLDQITLFNGDAGKARALEQNILVHLGLPKALDAVGQVYPRSLDFRAVSIITELASGPGNFAKTIRLMAGHELASEGFAKGQVGSSAMPHKMNSRSCERINGLHVILKGYLAMAAGLAGDQWNEGDVSCSVVRRVMLPDAFLAMDGLLETLLTVLDQMEVFEAVVATELNRYLPFLLTTTVMMEAVKKGAGREGAHEAIKEHAVAAIGDLRTGKIVQNDLLQRLAADQRLGLSEAELQLVLEQGRANSGDAGAQVDYFAEQVDVLAKAKPEAASYAPRAIL
- the cynS gene encoding cyanase — encoded protein: MKREDLTEKLLDIKREKGWTWKYICEKIGGYSEVLITGAILGQMKLTKPQAANAGELFGLSKAEIAMLNETPMRGMPMPPTDPLIYRFYELVMVNGPAWKALIEEEYGDGIMSAIDFDMVMERLPNPKGDRVKITMSGKFLPYKYYGASGNVPEYGFKEG
- a CDS encoding ABC transporter ATP-binding protein, whose amino-acid sequence is MTDKFISIEGIARRYPAAGGGTTAVFEDFWLSMARGEFGCVIGHSGCGKTTVLNILAGLDEPSEGTVIVDGQGIEGTSLDRAVIFQSHALLPWRTVLGNVAYAVGSKWRKWERARVKAHAQKFIDLVGLSGSEHKHPSELSGGMKQRVGIARALSITPKIMLMDEPFSALDALTRGTLQDEVRRICLETGQTTFMITHDVDEAIFLADKIFLMTNGPGAVLAEIVENPLPRERGRIDLHRHPYYYALRNHIVDFLVSRSKSFAAEVTGHDPRHVPTVRPGLGEPVIVSPPRVVEPNPAQSVAR
- the ntrB gene encoding nitrate ABC transporter permease; this encodes MTLSLRLRAAIVSFLLLATFLAAWHLATRGSGAAANMSPEYAKLMGLTATQGKSAMPGPLDVGAKLWEHLKRPFYDNGPNDKGLGIQLGYSIGRVGLGYLIAVLVAIPLGFMIGMSPLISRALDPFIQVLKPISPLAWMPLALYTIKDSSISAIFVIFICSVWPMLLNTAFGVAGVRKEWINVARTLEVGTIRRAFTVILPAAAPTILTGMRISIGIAWLVIVAAEMLVGGTGIGYFVWNEWNNLSITNVIIAILLIGLVGMLLDQVLARFTRMVTFPE
- a CDS encoding CmpA/NrtA family ABC transporter substrate-binding protein, coding for MSTFDDPFDADHVLARSGCACGLHRSAAEHDHAARTLRCEPVESEEKRYEGIVASAVVRAMFPQDVARRAFLKSVGAATALAALSQFFPLKTATEAFADAGPPEKKDLKVGFIPITCATPIIMAAPLGFYAKQGLNVEVVKTAGWAVIRDKTINREYAAAHMLAPMPIAISLGLGANAIPFTVPAIENINGQGITLAMKHKDRRDPKDWKGMKFAIPFDYSMHNYLLRYYLAEHGLDPDTDVQLRSVPPPEMVANLRADNIDGFLAPDNICQRAIYDGAGFLHILSKEIWDGHPCCSFAASREFITTAPNSFAALTRAIVDATGYAAKAENRKQIAEAIAPANYINAPVTVLEQVLTGTYADGLGGVKTDPKRVDFDPFPWQSFAVWMLTQMKRWGQIKGDVDYKAVAEQVYLATDTKKVMAEMGLTPPASAYKSFSVMGKSFDPAAPDDYLASFKIRKSS
- a CDS encoding sulfurtransferase → MTDVLITAGELAELVKKEPCVIIDTRNPDAYAAGHLPGAVNVHDVFTFLATSTPEGIHELKTKFADAFGAAGLSGKETAVIYEQSMNSGFGQSCRGYYLLTMLGYPKIKVLHGGFDAWKAADLPVTTDVTVPVKAAFAIVPEAGDIMIDAKAMLAALDKPGVAILDVRDVDEWIGESSSPYGKDFCPRKGRIPGAVWLEWYRMMKPTGEGPRFKSKDEILAECATVGISQTTPVYLYCFKGARASNTFLALKNAGVKDVRMYFGSWNEWSRDPALPIDEGLPTAAVVTGKAA
- a CDS encoding acyl-CoA dehydrogenase family protein — translated: MGSLALSRVAAQDPAPTIADEVARLARHELAPLASAIDAGSVYPAEFLRRVGGVGAWSSHVPQEGPADLRCAIQAMAAIGEVCGATAFMAWCQNTLVWYAANSTNMKLAARFGDGFSSGRVLGGTGLSNPMKSFFGIERLKLKGRKVDGGYIVRGALPWVSNLGPDHYFGTIFEREDEDGQSKPGGTVMFLADCSDPAITLTPCKPFLAMDGTGTYGVQFRDAFVPDELVLADPAAAFVKKIRAGFILLQAGMGLGLMKDCINIMDEVHAPLGHVNRYLPQQPLQFRELYAEFEKETMMLARDPYNEDDSYWRRVVALRLRIGDASVAVANAAMLHCGARGYLMSHRAQRRLREAYFVAIVTPATKQLRKMLADG
- a CDS encoding OsmC family protein — encoded protein: MTAVAQKTALTGCLAPIDKGGLEQLIANGKANPKVIKTLKCKTVAEGKFRHANYIRNLAPYIVDEPPGLLGDDTAPNPSEASLAALGSCLAVGLHANAVHRGWTVNKLELELEGDLNITAVWGTGDVSEKPVGFTDVRVKVDMECEGVPQHEIDALVAHVKKWSPVANTFTRPVNLEVSA